In one Siniperca chuatsi isolate FFG_IHB_CAS linkage group LG14, ASM2008510v1, whole genome shotgun sequence genomic region, the following are encoded:
- the bhlha9 gene encoding class A basic helix-loop-helix protein 9: MSCSSVAGSEFSEEELELGVLGQGEDEGSPKASFRDSESSTSSPSDPEEGQTKKRNRPVRSKARRMAANVRERKRIMDYNQAFNALRVALNHDLSGKRLSKIATLQRAINRISALSVFLSSNPPSKPCTHRECNRSSAGPAAMGASRLEQTRVTVPRLEHQSYVPWHPSISHQMQPQQGPHMHRLPTEPHVYMDNTVSSCPPSPHYPCYPTEGQLYASHGHCGSPHDHPPSPLRYPQVGEGLGYQPGVWASCTQRFMDTFVEPSPALGLPWQVSYLQEPEHSLSLCSDVL; this comes from the coding sequence atgagctgcagcagtgttgcaggaTCAGAGTTCTCTGAGGAAGAGCTGGAGCTTGGCGTGCTTGGCCAAGGGGAGGACGAGGGAAGTCCCAAGGCATCTTTCCGAGACAGTGAGAGCTCAACCAGCAGCCCAAGCGACCCAGAGGAAGGCCAGACCAAGAAGCGCAATCGACCCGTCCGCTCAAAAGCTCGAAGAATGGCTGCCAATGTCCGCGAGCGAAAACGCATCATGGACTACAACCAGGCCTTCAATGCCCTTCGTGTTGCTCTGAACCATGACCTCAGCGGCAAACGGCTCTCCAAGATTGCCACACTGCAGAGGGCCATCAACCGCATCTCTGCTCTCTCAGTATTCCTGAGCTCTAACCCCCCCAGCAAGCCCTGCACCCACCGGGAGTGCAACAGGTCATCTGCGGGGCCAGCAGCGATGGGAGCATCTCGACTCGAGCAGACCAGGGTAACGGTTCCTCGCCTGGAGCATCAGAGTTACGTCCCCTGGCACCCGTCCATCTCTCACCAGATGCAGCCACAACAAGGGCCTCACATGCACAGGCTGCCCACGGAGCCGCACGTCTACATGGATAACACTGTGTCATCGTGTCCCCCGTCACCACACTACCCTTGTTATCCCACTGAGGGACAGCTTTATGCATCACATGGACACTGCGGCAGCCCCCACGACCATCCGCCCAGTCCTCTGCGATACCCTCAGGTGGGTGAGGGGTTGGGGTACCAGCCGGGGGTGTGGGCCTCCTGCACTCAGAGATTCATGGACACTTTTGTGGAGCCGTCTCCAGCTCTGGGACTTCCCTGGCAGGTGAGCTACCTGCAGGAGCCGGAGCACAGCCTCTCTCTGTGCTCTGATGTACTGTAA